From a region of the Candidatus Brocadia sp. genome:
- a CDS encoding glycoside hydrolase family 15 protein has protein sequence MPRDIPVGNGSFLIAFDADYTIRDLYYPRVGKENQTLGYPSRFGVWTQEGFSWVNARDWRIALGYLNETLVTDVRASHERLGLQLVCNDAVDFEKNIYVRKVLVRNLRKYERGVRLFFHQDLSVMENEIGDTVFYDAKQNCLVHYKGPRYFLINCSAGDVWGVREYATGIKRLRGAEGTWRDAEDGILGGNPIAQGSVDSTIGIPLEIPPHGEAVVYYWIAAGRNYGEVDALNDILVHDKPQKIIDRTASYWRHWVNKEEFNFGNLPADVVGLFKRSLLVLMTQIDSGGAIIAANDSDIKQFAKDTYSYMWPRDGAMVSYALMKAGYTTTCGNFFNFCANTITPYNFCASVMVEDGFLLHKYNPDGSFGSSWHPWVKGDEIHVPIQEDETALILWAIWRYYDLYRRMDEIRPLYHSFVEKAADFLVSYRDEETGLPLPSYDLWEERRGILSFTAATVYGGLIAAANLSDIFYHTEKASLYRETAAKIKEAIDQYLYSEKHQRFLRMIYPKEGGPLIIKDENYEQDATIDASLYGMFAFGVYDPFDIKIQNTMKAIESALWVRTRIGGIARYENDGYQRIGNDGAIPGNPWIVCTMWLAQYYVSIAKSVEDLERVVNYLRWTVSRALPSGVLAEQINPYTGEPLSVSPLTWSHATVVQTVMDYLEKLQELHTCERCGRSIFHYDRAGRQLLKKHLPAHADAISDQEPIKYLDEAHFKKDGENITVNIDQGRCVGCGICVANANGVIDVVDDKAKIIAGKAADWDIKPGFEKCCPLEAITVKTA, from the coding sequence GTGCCTAGAGATATCCCCGTTGGAAACGGTTCATTTTTGATCGCATTTGACGCAGACTACACTATCAGGGATTTGTATTACCCGCGTGTTGGCAAGGAAAATCAAACCCTCGGCTATCCCAGCCGATTCGGCGTATGGACACAAGAAGGCTTTTCGTGGGTTAATGCAAGAGACTGGAGGATTGCCCTGGGATATTTGAACGAAACCCTCGTGACGGACGTCCGGGCGTCCCATGAAAGGCTGGGGCTTCAGCTTGTCTGCAACGATGCCGTCGATTTTGAGAAGAACATCTACGTCCGTAAGGTACTTGTCCGGAATCTCAGAAAATATGAGAGAGGAGTCCGCCTTTTTTTCCATCAGGATCTAAGCGTCATGGAAAATGAGATCGGCGATACCGTATTTTACGATGCAAAGCAGAATTGCCTTGTTCATTATAAAGGGCCGCGGTATTTTTTGATCAATTGCTCTGCCGGAGATGTCTGGGGGGTGAGAGAATATGCGACGGGGATTAAGAGACTTCGCGGCGCAGAAGGAACATGGCGTGACGCAGAAGATGGAATCCTGGGCGGAAATCCCATTGCACAGGGTTCGGTTGACTCGACCATTGGCATTCCCCTGGAAATTCCACCCCATGGCGAGGCCGTTGTCTATTATTGGATCGCTGCCGGCAGGAATTACGGTGAGGTAGATGCCCTGAATGACATCCTTGTGCATGATAAGCCACAAAAGATAATCGACAGAACAGCGAGTTACTGGCGACATTGGGTAAATAAGGAGGAGTTTAACTTCGGGAATCTGCCGGCGGACGTTGTTGGCCTTTTTAAAAGAAGCCTGTTAGTTCTTATGACCCAGATAGACAGTGGCGGCGCTATCATTGCAGCAAACGATTCTGATATTAAGCAATTCGCTAAAGACACCTATAGTTATATGTGGCCACGGGACGGAGCAATGGTCTCCTATGCCCTCATGAAGGCCGGTTACACGACGACCTGCGGGAATTTTTTTAACTTTTGTGCAAATACCATTACGCCATACAATTTCTGTGCAAGCGTTATGGTGGAAGATGGATTTTTATTGCACAAGTATAACCCCGACGGTTCTTTCGGTAGTTCCTGGCACCCCTGGGTAAAGGGGGACGAGATACATGTGCCCATTCAGGAAGATGAAACAGCCCTGATCCTGTGGGCAATATGGCGTTACTACGATCTGTACCGAAGAATGGACGAGATACGCCCTCTCTATCATTCCTTTGTGGAAAAAGCGGCGGACTTTCTGGTGAGCTACCGGGATGAAGAGACCGGCTTGCCGCTTCCTTCCTATGACCTGTGGGAAGAAAGGCGCGGTATCCTCTCCTTTACCGCCGCCACCGTCTATGGCGGACTCATAGCAGCAGCAAACCTCTCTGATATCTTTTACCACACGGAAAAGGCCTCACTATATCGTGAAACTGCAGCAAAGATTAAAGAGGCAATTGATCAATATCTGTACAGCGAGAAACACCAGAGATTCCTGCGCATGATCTATCCAAAGGAAGGCGGCCCCCTCATAATCAAAGACGAAAACTATGAACAAGACGCCACCATTGATGCCAGCCTGTATGGCATGTTCGCCTTTGGCGTGTATGATCCCTTTGACATCAAGATACAAAATACGATGAAGGCAATCGAATCTGCCTTATGGGTCAGGACCAGGATCGGCGGAATTGCCCGGTACGAGAATGACGGGTACCAGCGCATCGGAAACGACGGCGCTATTCCGGGAAACCCGTGGATCGTCTGTACCATGTGGCTGGCACAATACTACGTGTCAATAGCAAAGTCTGTCGAAGATCTCGAACGGGTGGTAAATTATCTCAGGTGGACCGTGTCGCGCGCCCTGCCCTCCGGCGTGCTGGCAGAGCAGATCAACCCGTACACCGGAGAACCGCTCTCGGTTTCTCCCCTGACATGGAGCCACGCCACCGTAGTGCAAACGGTGATGGACTACCTGGAAAAGTTGCAGGAGTTACATACCTGCGAACGCTGCGGACGGTCAATATTTCATTATGACCGGGCAGGCCGCCAGCTGTTAAAAAAACATTTACCGGCACATGCAGACGCCATTTCTGATCAGGAACCGATCAAGTATCTTGATGAGGCGCATTTCAAAAAAGATGGTGAGAATATTACCGTGAACATAGATCAGGGACGATGTGTAGGCTGCGGAATCTGCGTTGCAAACGCGAATGGGGTAATTGACGTGGTCGATGATAAGGCAAAGATTATTGCCGGTAAAGCTGCCGACTGGGACATCAAGCCCGGATTTGAAAAGTGTTGCCCATTGGAGGCGATCACGGTGAAAACTGCCTAA
- a CDS encoding DUF2283 domain-containing protein gives MKITYDKDVDALYIEISRKKAIESDEVEKDVIVDYDENDNIVGIEVLNCVKKNKDKILPALKEIEKVSV, from the coding sequence ATGAAAATAACATATGATAAGGATGTTGATGCTCTATATATTGAAATTAGCAGGAAAAAGGCAATTGAGAGCGATGAGGTAGAAAAAGACGTAATTGTTGACTATGATGAAAATGACAATATTGTAGGTATAGAAGTGTTAAATTGTGTCAAAAAGAATAAAGACAAAATTCTTCCAGCGCTCAAGGAGATTGAAAAAGTGTCGGTATAG
- a CDS encoding RtcB family protein, with amino-acid sequence MADDKYKIQKIDDYRWRIPREGKMRVDGIVYANEQMMKEIQKDESLQQVINVAHLPGIIGHSLGMPDIHWGYGFPIGGVAAFDVDEGVVSPGGVGYDINCGVRLLRTGLYQKEIASALESLVNTLFSNIPSGVGSHRKDLKLSQQDEKSVLKNGARWAVSQGYGTKEDLEHIEEQGCIAGADPELISDRAIERGLAQLGTLGSGNHFVEVGYVSEVYDESVARVLGLEEGGITIVVHTGSRGLGYQVCDDFLRLMINASRKYNIELPDRQLCCAPINSPEGREYLAAMACAANYAFANRQMITHWVRESFERALNISQKESKIATIYDVGHNIAKFEEHIVEGKKRRLCVHRKGATRAFPPHHPNTPDVYKSVGQPVLIPGDMGRCSYVLVGTEKAYTHTFGSTCHGAGRVMSRNQATRSAKGRNIAVELRERGILVRADSRATLVEEMPEAYKDVTEVVDVVDRAGISKKVVQLKPLCVIKG; translated from the coding sequence ATGGCAGATGACAAATATAAAATTCAGAAGATCGATGATTATCGCTGGCGTATCCCAAGAGAAGGCAAGATGCGCGTGGATGGAATCGTGTATGCTAACGAACAGATGATGAAAGAAATCCAAAAAGACGAAAGTCTGCAGCAGGTGATTAATGTCGCGCATCTGCCGGGGATCATCGGGCACTCGCTGGGAATGCCTGATATTCATTGGGGATACGGCTTTCCTATTGGCGGCGTAGCTGCATTTGACGTTGATGAGGGCGTAGTGTCGCCGGGTGGCGTGGGGTACGACATCAACTGCGGGGTGCGATTGCTGAGGACGGGACTTTACCAGAAAGAAATTGCCAGCGCCCTGGAATCCCTGGTTAACACCCTCTTTAGCAATATCCCATCGGGGGTCGGGTCGCATCGCAAGGATTTAAAGCTTTCGCAGCAGGATGAAAAAAGCGTGCTCAAAAACGGGGCGCGATGGGCAGTCTCACAGGGGTATGGAACAAAAGAAGACCTGGAGCACATCGAAGAACAGGGTTGCATTGCCGGAGCAGACCCGGAGCTGATTTCAGATCGGGCTATTGAACGTGGCCTGGCACAATTAGGCACCCTGGGCTCCGGAAATCATTTTGTTGAGGTTGGCTATGTCTCGGAGGTGTATGATGAGAGCGTTGCCCGGGTGCTGGGACTCGAAGAGGGCGGAATTACGATCGTGGTGCATACGGGTTCCAGGGGATTGGGTTATCAGGTGTGCGACGACTTCCTCCGGCTCATGATTAATGCGTCACGAAAATATAACATAGAACTCCCTGACCGGCAACTTTGCTGCGCCCCGATTAACTCTCCGGAAGGGCGTGAATATCTTGCCGCCATGGCCTGCGCTGCCAATTATGCATTTGCCAATCGCCAGATGATCACCCACTGGGTCCGGGAATCCTTTGAAAGGGCGCTGAACATAAGCCAGAAGGAGTCCAAAATAGCCACGATCTATGACGTGGGTCATAACATCGCCAAATTTGAGGAACATATCGTGGAGGGTAAGAAAAGGCGCCTGTGCGTTCATCGCAAAGGGGCAACCCGTGCATTCCCCCCCCATCACCCGAATACGCCGGATGTCTATAAATCCGTGGGACAACCGGTATTAATACCAGGCGACATGGGTCGCTGTTCTTATGTGCTCGTAGGCACAGAGAAGGCCTATACTCACACCTTTGGCAGCACCTGCCATGGCGCAGGGCGCGTCATGAGCAGAAACCAGGCGACACGATCGGCCAAAGGAAGAAATATCGCCGTGGAACTCAGGGAAAGGGGAATCCTTGTCCGTGCAGACAGCAGGGCCACACTCGTTGAGGAGATGCCGGAGGCATATAAAGACGTAACAGAGGTTGTGGATGTGGTAGACCGCGCCGGTATCAGCAAAAAAGTCGTTCAGCTCAAGCCGTTGTGCGTCATTAAGGGATAA
- a CDS encoding archease, with product MKNYILIDHTADIGIDVFGNSLQELFTNAAFALFDIITDLSNVEGKITCTVSISGIDKEQLLVNWLHELLYLHDVKNLLFRDFCIVDMTDHQLNATVRGDVIRDDKHVIKTEIKAVTYHCLSIVQEGDRWKARVIFDL from the coding sequence ATGAAGAACTATATCCTCATAGACCACACTGCCGATATCGGAATTGACGTCTTTGGCAACTCATTGCAGGAATTATTTACCAATGCAGCATTTGCCTTATTTGATATCATTACCGATCTGTCAAACGTGGAAGGCAAGATCACCTGTACCGTAAGCATTTCCGGGATAGACAAAGAACAATTGCTGGTGAACTGGTTACATGAGTTATTATACCTCCATGACGTAAAAAATCTCCTCTTCAGGGATTTTTGCATTGTGGACATGACGGACCACCAGCTCAATGCAACCGTACGGGGCGATGTGATTCGCGATGATAAACACGTGATAAAAACGGAGATCAAGGCGGTTACTTACCATTGCTTATCCATTGTCCAGGAAGGCGATCGTTGGAAGGCGCGGGTCATATTTGATTTGTAG
- a CDS encoding universal stress protein, which yields MICIKNILCPIDYSVYSEMALKYAIEFAEKYQAKLCLIHVLDIRVYDINNPDLYDVNIVDEETIAKLRERLLRCVTDDTRGKIAVEARIIQGVPFAEIIRAAKEYKADMIVIGTHGRTGISHAIMGSVAEKVVRKAPCPVLTIRHPEHDFIMP from the coding sequence ATGATCTGTATCAAAAATATACTCTGCCCGATTGACTACTCGGTTTATTCAGAGATGGCGCTGAAATATGCGATCGAATTTGCGGAAAAATACCAGGCAAAGCTCTGTCTGATTCACGTCCTGGATATCCGTGTTTACGACATTAATAATCCGGACCTGTACGACGTCAACATTGTGGACGAAGAGACCATTGCAAAACTGCGGGAGAGGCTGCTCAGATGCGTAACGGACGATACGAGAGGCAAGATAGCGGTTGAAGCCCGTATTATCCAGGGGGTTCCGTTTGCCGAGATCATCAGGGCCGCAAAGGAATACAAGGCCGATATGATCGTGATTGGCACGCACGGCAGGACCGGCATATCGCATGCAATCATGGGCAGTGTGGCGGAAAAGGTAGTCCGTAAGGCCCCCTGTCCCGTGCTTACTATCAGACATCCTGAGCATGACTTTATCATGCCGTGA